The stretch of DNA CTTCTCCGCGACGGCGAACAGCTCCCGGGTCTGGTCGTCGTGGGCCGACAGCGAGACCAGCCGCGAGACGGTCGATCGGAGCTCCTCGTCGTCGACGGGCTTGGTGACGTACCCGTCGAACGGCATCGTGGCGATGTCGAAGTCCGGATCGACGGCCGTCACCATCGCCACCCGAACGTCCGCCTCCCGGTCGCGGATCTCCGCCAACACGTCGCGGCCGGAGGGGCCGGGCATCCGACGGTCCAGGAGCACCACGTCGACCGTGTCGTCGAGCAGGGAGAGCGCCTCCTCGCCGTCCAGGGCCTTCACGATCTCGTAGGTGCCCCCAAGCGCGAGCGCGTACACGTCGACGACGTCCTCGTCGTCGTCCACGATGAGTACCGTCGGGGTCTCGTCGGTCATCTCTCTACACCTGGATTCCCGATCCGGATAGACCTTGTCTCTGACCACGCCGTGTCACTCCGGCGACGTGCCGTCGGCGTGTTCCAGCGCGTTCTCGACGGACGGCGGTTCGTACGGACAGACGGCGAAGTCGACCCGTGTCGCAGTCCACTCGCGCTCGACCCGGCCGGAGCGTCGCGGCGGCCAGGATGTTACAGGGGCTGTAACATATATCAGCAGGTAAGTATAGACTCCATCAGCGGCATCGGGATGGTGGGGAGAAACCCTCCACAGCCAGCGAGCGTTCCCAGGCACGCTGGCTCCCGCTTCGGCCCCCACCCGATGCCGATCGGCTGCACGCCCTACCGAATCCCGTCTGCGACGGCCGTGAGCGGGTCGGCGCGGTCACGCCGCCGCTCGTAGAGCCGTCGTACCCACTCGTAGACGGCGTCGTCCTCCGACTCCAGTACCGCCCTGATGTTGTTGCCGTCGTCGTACGCCGCCAGACAGCACCGTCCCTCGTCGACGACCAGCCCCAGCGACAGCGGCTCGGGGTGGACGTAGATGTCGATCCGGTCGTCGTCGAGCCCGCGCTCGAAGGAGTCCTCGTACTCCGACCTGGAGCGTTCGAGCACGCTGGCGTCGATGACGAACTCGATGGTCGTCCCGTCGTCCAGCAGCTCCGCGCCGATGTCGTTGAAGGGTTCGGCGACGATCGGCGAGACCGCGCGCACGTCGCCCTGTGCGGCCCGGAACCACTCCGTGAACCGACTGACCGCCGCCAGCGGGTTCCCCGACGTGCTGACCGTCAGCTCTCCGTCCTCCAGTGCCGCGGTCGGCAGGTCCTCCGTGACGTGTCCGAGGTTGCTCGCGAGGGGCCCGAACTCGCGGGCGCGTTCGGCCTCCGCCAACAGCGCCCGATAGCGGTCGTGGATCCGCCGGCCCGTGACCGTCAGCCCGTACCGCCCGTCTTCCTTCCGTACCCACTCGCGTTCGCGGAACCCCGCGAGGATGCGCTGGATCGTCGTCCGCGTCGCGTCGACGGACTCACACAGGTCACGGGGTCGGGCCGGCGACTCGTGCAGCGCCGACAGCAGGTGCCACCGCTGCGCCGAGCCGGTGAGGAACTGCACGTCGCCGAGCGCCGATTCGTCGATGTCCATCGCTGTTAGACGGGGGTTTGTGGCGGCGGTGTTGTTAGTCTCCCGGTCCCGCGGGTCGAACGACGATCGTCACCGCCGTCTCGCCGCGGTCGGTGGTCGCCGTCACGGTGATCGCCACCGCGAGGACGTGGGTCCGGCCGAGGCGGTCCTGGACGACGACCCCGCGGTCGGCGACACAGTCCCCGAACTGCCTGTCCGGGCCACCGGGACAGTTCGTGCTCGCCCACGCGGCCGCCGTGGGACGGTCGTACTCGATCCGGACCGCCGTCCCCCGCTCGACGCGGGCCGACTCCAGCCGGCTCACGCGCGGTGCCAGTTCCGTCCGCAGGTGAGTCACGGCCGCGCCCCGTTCGGCCCACGCGTACTCGCCCGGAATCCCGGCCGACTCCGACGCGACGGCGCGTTCCAGCGATCGGAC from Haloarcula litorea encodes:
- a CDS encoding response regulator, translating into MTDETPTVLIVDDDEDVVDVYALALGGTYEIVKALDGEEALSLLDDTVDVVLLDRRMPGPSGRDVLAEIRDREADVRVAMVTAVDPDFDIATMPFDGYVTKPVDDEELRSTVSRLVSLSAHDDQTRELFAVAEKLAALEAEKTAHELSNSDDYADLRDRAAELDAAATETVGEMEPETFDRVLSEFHDG
- a CDS encoding helix-turn-helix transcriptional regulator, which translates into the protein MDIDESALGDVQFLTGSAQRWHLLSALHESPARPRDLCESVDATRTTIQRILAGFREREWVRKEDGRYGLTVTGRRIHDRYRALLAEAERAREFGPLASNLGHVTEDLPTAALEDGELTVSTSGNPLAAVSRFTEWFRAAQGDVRAVSPIVAEPFNDIGAELLDDGTTIEFVIDASVLERSRSEYEDSFERGLDDDRIDIYVHPEPLSLGLVVDEGRCCLAAYDDGNNIRAVLESEDDAVYEWVRRLYERRRDRADPLTAVADGIR
- a CDS encoding DUF7261 family protein, yielding MRRRGQLVLVAAALVAVALAPLVLAFLQLGYHDDVRATADYGGATGPTVRSLERAVASESAGIPGEYAWAERGAAVTHLRTELAPRVSRLESARVERGTAVRIEYDRPTAAAWASTNCPGGPDRQFGDCVADRGVVVQDRLGRTHVLAVAITVTATTDRGETAVTIVVRPAGPGD